In Shewanella sp. GD04112, the sequence ACCGCGGGCGCATTAACCTTCACGCCTAAGTTTACTTTGCAAATCAATGATATGTTCTCAGCTTATGCAAAAGTTGGTGTTGCATCTATGGCTATGAATTTTGACGGTTTTGGTTTCGATGAAGATTTCACTGGTTTTGGTTGGACATATGGCGTAGGTATTAACGCTGCTGTGACAGAGCATTTAAATGTTCGCTTGAGTTACGATGTTACTAGCGGTGATTTAGACGCTGACCACAATTATTTAAATGTGAAAGATATCGATACCGATATTAAACAACTGGCGATTGGTGTGCATTACCAGTTCTAATTATTTAGATTTAATCTAAATAATAAAAAAGGGATATCACTATCCCTTTTTTGCTTTTAAATGGATGGTTAATCCATAGACAATTCTTTCAGTTTTCGCGTTAAAGTATTTCTGCCCCAGCCTAAACGTTTTGCCGCTTCTTGTTTATGCCCTTGTGTATGTCTCAATGCGGTTTCGAGCAAAATACGTTCAAAGGCCGGCTGAACCTCAGTTAATAAATCACTATTTCCCTCAGACAGTTTTTGGTCAATCCACTCTGTGAGTGCCGATTGCCAATCTTGGCTGCCTTTTGCCATAGGATTAATGCTGGCGGGCTCTTTAAGTAGCTCTGGGGGTAAATCCTGGGGCAGGATTTCTTGCCCTGAGGCCATAACCGTGAGCCAGCGACAGGTATTCTCGAGTTGTCTGACGTTCCCTGGCCAAGGCAGTTGCGACAGCTTGGCGGCGGTCTCTTTGGTGAGGATTTTTGCCTCGA encodes:
- a CDS encoding porin family protein, with translation MKKLSLVAVSLLSALVAGQASAAADTTGFYVGGALNRVAVDVVDDSDTGTGFGVYGGYNFNEWFGLEANLFATADLGDRDTDVTAGALTFTPKFTLQINDMFSAYAKVGVASMAMNFDGFGFDEDFTGFGWTYGVGINAAVTEHLNVRLSYDVTSGDLDADHNYLNVKDIDTDIKQLAIGVHYQF